A single region of the Brachypodium distachyon strain Bd21 chromosome 3, Brachypodium_distachyon_v3.0, whole genome shotgun sequence genome encodes:
- the LOC100825320 gene encoding cytochrome P450 86B1, with amino-acid sequence MSSWPAMAAAAGWTRIRFLLDAAARGVQEHARLSDLAVAAAVLFACSAALARLRARGGPMVWPVLGIIPTLFAHLDDIYDWGAGALARSGGTFPYRGMWGGGSSGVITSVPANVEHVLKTNFANYPKGPYYRERFVELLGDGIFNADGDAWRAQRRAATAEMHSAQFLDFSARTIQELVHGRLMPLLHRLSCQGGVVDLQEVLLRFTFDNICAAAFGTDAGCLAEGLPDVPFARAFERATELSLSRFVTPPFIWKAKRALRVGGERALVDAAGSVRDFAEKTVSERRTELRKLGSLHGRSDLLSRLLMYEDQSCSDEFLRDFCISFILAGRDTSSVALVWFFYLLTLHPDVESRVLADIRAANKGDNNTNDMHYLHAALTESMRLYPPVPVDFKEALQDDVLPDGTYVRARQRVIYNAYAIGRDPGAWGHDCLEFRPERWLNKRGAFAGRAESAFKYVVFNAGPRLCVGKRFAYTQMKTLAAAVLGAFSLEVVPGQVVKPKLNTTLYMKNGLMVRFGRRQPEQQNVHYSTTVAAAAEE; translated from the exons ATGAGCAGTTggccggcgatggcggcagcagcaggttGGACTCGGATCAGGTTCCTgctggacgcggcggcgcgcggcgtgCAGGAGCACGCGCGCCTGTCGGACctggccgtggccgcggcggtgCTCTTCGCGTGCAGCGCGGCCCTGGCGCGGCTCCGGGCCCGTGGAGGCCCCATGGTGTGGCCGGTCCTGGGCATCATCCCGACGCTCTTCGCGCACCTGGACGACATCTACGACTGGGGCGCCGGGGCGCTGGCCCGGTCCGGCGGCACGTTCCCGTACCGCGGCATGTGGGGCGGGGGCTCCTCGGGCGTCATCACCTCCGTACCCGCCAACGTCGAGCACGTCCTCAAGACCAACTTCGCCAACTACCCCAAGGGCCCCTACTACCGCGAGCGGTTCGTGGAGCTCCTGGGCGACGGCATCTTCAACGCCGACGGCGACGCCTGGCGCGCCCAGCGCCGGGCCGCCACGGCCGAGATGCACTCGGCCCAGTTCCTCGACTTCTCGGCCCGGACCATCCAGGAGCTTGTGCACGGCCGCCTCATGCCGCTGCTCCACCGCCTCAGCTGCCAAGGTGGCGTCGTGGACCTCCAGGAGGTTCTGCTACGCTTCACCTTCGACAACATCTGCGCCGCGGCGTTCGGGACGGACGCCGGCTGCCTGGCCGAGGGGCTCCCCGACGTGCCGTTCGCCCGGGCCTTCGAGCGCGCCACGGAGCTCTCGCTCTCGCGGTTCGTCACGCCGCCTTTCATATGGAAGGCCAAGCGCGCGCTCCGCGTGGGCGGGGAGCGCGCGCTCGTGGACGCCGCGGGCTCCGTGCGGGACTTCGCGGAGAAAACCGTCTCCGAGCGCCGCACGGAGCTCCGCAAGCTCGGGTCGCTCCACGGCCGCAGCGACCTCCTCTCCCGCCTCCTCATGTACGAGGACCAGTCCTGCTCGGACGAGTTCCTCCGGGACTTCTGCATCAGCTTCATCCTGGCCGGCCGCGACACCAGCTCCGTCGCCCTCGTCTGGTTCTTCTACCTCCTCACGCTCCACCCGGACGTCGAGTCCCGCGTCCTCGCCGACATACGCGCCGCAAATAAGGGGGACAACAACACCAACGACATGCACTACCTCCACGCGGCGCTGACGGAGTCCATGCGGCTGTacccgccggtgccggtggaCTTCAAGGAGGCGCTCCAGGACGACGTGCTCCCGGACGGCACCTACGTGCGCGCGCGGCAGCGGGTGATCTACAACGCGTACGCCATCGGCCGTGACCCCGGCGCCTGGGGCCACGACTGCCTGGAGTTCAGGCCCGAGCGGTGGCTCAACAAGCGCGGGGCATTCGCGGGCCGCGCCGAGAGCGCCTTCAAGTACGTCGTGTTCAACGCCGGGCCGAGGCTCTGCGTCGGGAAACGGTTCGCGTACACGCAGATGAAgacgctggcggcggccgtgctGGGGGCGTTCTCCCTGGAGGTGGTGCCCGGGCAGGTGGTCAAGCCCAAGCTCAACACCACGCTCTACATGAAGAACGGGCTCATGGTGAGGTTCGGGAGGAGGCAGCCGGAGCAGCAGAACGTCCACTACAGCACGActgtggctgctgctg CTGAAGAATGA
- the LOC100832170 gene encoding vacuolar protein sorting-associated protein 20 homolog 2: MGNVFVKKPKITEVDKAILALKTQRRKLAQFQQQLEKVIEAEKEAARQLVQQKKRDRALIALKKKKSQEELLKQVDTWQINVEQQLADIELASKQKAVLESLKTGNAALKSIQSEINIDDVQKLMDDTAEAKAYQDEINAALGEQLSAEDEEAVMAEFDNLEAELSLESLPDAPITEVRPEEKTKVPADTEASAEDIDEVIELPDVPTKAPERPGAQEKTKVLEEPLPA, from the exons ATGGGGAACGTCTTCGTCAAGAAGCCCAAGATCACGGAGGTTGACAAGGCCATCCTAGCCCTCAAGACGCAGCGCCGCAAGCTCGCGCAGTTCCAGCAGCAG CTTGAGAAGGTGATTGAAGCAGAAAAGGAAGCTGCACGGCAGTTGgttcaacaaaagaagagagatAGAGCTTTGATTGCcctaaagaagaagaaatcccAGGAAGAACTGCTGAAACAAGTCGACACATGGCAAATAAATGTTGAACAGCAG CTGGCAGACATTGAATTAGCAAGTAAGCAAAAGGCTGTACTGGAAAGCCTAAAGACTGGAAATGCAGCCCTTAAGTCTATACAGAGTGAGATAAATATCGATGATGTCCAAAAGTTGATGGATGACACAGCTGAGGCTAAGGCTTATCAGGAT GAAATAAATGCTGCTCTGGGTGAACAGCTATCTGCTGAAGACGAGGAGGCTGTCATGGCAGAATTCGACAACTTGGAAGCTGAG CTTTCACTGGAGTCTCTGCCAGATGCTCCCATTACTGAAGTTCGGCCTGAAGAGAAAACCAAAGTACCAGCTGACACTGAAGCTTCGGCTGAAGACATTGACGAGGTTATTGAGCTTCCTGATGTACCCACTAAAGCACCAGAGAGGCCAGGAGctcaagaaaaaacaaaag TTTTGGAAGAGCCATTACCTGCTTAG